One Symbiobacterium terraclitae DNA window includes the following coding sequences:
- a CDS encoding dimethyl sulfoxide reductase anchor subunit family protein, whose translation MEMEWTSLTLFTVLSETAVGLAVLYTLFGFTPSARQKPDAYNRLARPAMLTAWLATGAAMLLSLTHLGHPQFAFRALGGLPSSWLSWEVLLTSLFALGALLLWWQSRTGQAPRWAPVLVSAVGLASVIASGMIYVLPSLPANAGGFPVLLFLATTLTTGGAALLALLSVTEAGRAFAPEWLVELALFTAGAVLLTGLLTFAHTGAAATGLPEARAQAGAMTGSAWYLVRLLVGLAMPAILLLWQAWRPRLSRAALLLPVALLVAGELTGRLLFFASSTFTGINTGL comes from the coding sequence ATGGAGATGGAGTGGACCTCGCTCACCCTGTTCACGGTTCTCTCGGAGACGGCGGTCGGGCTGGCAGTGCTCTACACGCTCTTCGGGTTCACGCCCTCCGCTCGCCAGAAGCCCGATGCCTACAATCGGCTCGCCCGGCCGGCCATGCTCACCGCCTGGCTCGCCACCGGCGCCGCCATGCTCCTCTCGCTCACGCACCTCGGCCATCCCCAGTTCGCCTTCCGGGCCCTGGGCGGCCTTCCCTCCTCGTGGCTGAGCTGGGAGGTGCTGCTGACCAGCCTCTTCGCCCTGGGCGCGCTGCTGCTCTGGTGGCAGTCCCGCACCGGGCAGGCGCCCCGCTGGGCGCCGGTCCTCGTGAGCGCCGTCGGGCTGGCGTCGGTCATCGCCTCGGGCATGATCTACGTCCTGCCCTCCCTGCCGGCCAATGCGGGCGGCTTCCCGGTCCTCCTCTTCCTGGCCACCACGCTCACCACCGGCGGCGCCGCCCTGCTGGCCCTGCTCTCCGTCACCGAGGCGGGCCGCGCCTTCGCCCCCGAGTGGCTGGTTGAGCTGGCCCTCTTCACCGCAGGGGCGGTCCTGCTCACCGGGCTCCTCACCTTCGCCCACACCGGCGCCGCGGCCACGGGACTTCCCGAGGCCCGCGCCCAGGCCGGGGCCATGACGGGCTCCGCCTGGTACCTCGTCCGCCTGCTGGTGGGCCTGGCCATGCCGGCCATCCTGCTCCTCTGGCAGGCCTGGCGCCCACGGCTGAGCCGGGCGGCGCTGCTCCTGCCCGTCGCCCTGCTGGTGGCCGGCGAGCTCACCGGGCGGCTGCTCTTCTTCGCCAGCTCGACGTTCACCGGCATCAACACCGGGCTCTAG
- a CDS encoding 4Fe-4S dicluster domain-containing protein → MPKRQLGFHHNMDLCIGCKACQMACKNEYGLEAEVNWRRVYPFREDPAQPERNFISVACNHCEDPECARVCPVGAYTKREDGIVVQDHDKCIGCRLCTMACPYGAARYSPTERKASKCQLCKDRLDAAQQPACVAACPMSALKLIDLSTFDEPRAVRSVPGFPNSDITNPSIRFTPPVASRQYRRES, encoded by the coding sequence GTGCCCAAGAGACAGCTGGGTTTCCACCACAACATGGACCTCTGCATCGGCTGCAAGGCCTGCCAGATGGCGTGCAAGAACGAGTACGGCCTGGAGGCGGAGGTCAACTGGCGCCGGGTCTACCCCTTCCGTGAGGACCCCGCCCAGCCCGAGCGCAACTTCATCTCGGTGGCATGCAACCACTGCGAGGACCCCGAGTGTGCGCGGGTCTGCCCCGTGGGCGCCTACACCAAGCGGGAGGACGGCATCGTGGTCCAGGACCACGACAAGTGCATCGGCTGCCGCCTCTGCACGATGGCCTGCCCCTACGGCGCCGCCCGCTACTCGCCCACCGAGCGGAAGGCCTCCAAGTGCCAGCTCTGCAAGGACCGGCTCGATGCGGCGCAGCAGCCCGCCTGCGTGGCCGCCTGCCCGATGTCGGCGCTGAAGCTGATCGACCTCAGCACCTTCGACGAGCCCCGGGCGGTCCGCTCGGTGCCGGGGTTCCCCAACAGCGACATCACCAACCCCTCGATCCGCTTCACCCCGCCGGTGGCCAGCCGGCAGTACAGGAGGGAGAGCTAA
- a CDS encoding molybdopterin-dependent oxidoreductase produces MKVSRRTLIKAGALAGAAAALSGCTAQPMSSTTAGQAPDTRTFRTACPRNCFDTCGQIATVQNGVLRKVDGDPLHGYTQGRLCLKGYTYVHRNYSPDRIKYPMIQEPRGSGNWRRISWDEALTIIASKILELKQRYGSTLPVALNKYSGNFGILHYAVEGMFQSIGYHTYALGTPCWPAGIDATNYDFGAFVMDDPETMAQSRYIIIWGANPAWNGVHQMDFIRQAKESGAKVVVIDPINTATASQADLFIQIKPATDGALALGMARWIIDNNLHDKAYLNSYVKGWPEFEAYLKKEVTLEWASEVTGVPVEAIVELASGYATIRPSMIWIGYGMQRHTNGGQNVRAIDALGAITGQIGTVGGGVLYGHLATWGFNYHVQSYGPPAGSVGLPDGKGGYTNRTVNMNNFAAEIQALTDPPVKMLWIACRNPGSQDPDAGDIRRAFAGMELVVVADQFMNHSAQMADIVLPVTTHFENWDVNVSYWHRWVSINEKAVEPLFEARSDLQIAWALSRKLNELSPGSCTFPTEGDEEEWVGKEFNDGIYQLFGIRDWRELKERPAKALMPAAIWEEKKFSTPSGKFEIWSDLAAGNGLPPMPTYVPEMQPPAGYPIRFLTPHAQHSLHSQFQNLDYMMQTNPEPLLEIHPRLAEQRGIKDGDMVRVYNDLGEVRLKARLTRTVPVDTVVAYEAWFKDSDFNVNNTVHPIPADMGKVMTGNDGIAFHDNFVEIERV; encoded by the coding sequence ATGAAGGTATCCCGCCGCACCCTGATCAAGGCGGGGGCCCTGGCCGGAGCCGCCGCCGCCCTGAGCGGCTGCACGGCGCAGCCCATGAGCTCCACCACCGCCGGCCAGGCGCCGGACACCAGGACCTTCCGCACCGCCTGCCCCCGCAACTGCTTCGACACCTGCGGCCAGATCGCCACCGTGCAGAACGGCGTGCTCCGCAAGGTGGATGGCGACCCGCTGCACGGCTACACCCAGGGGCGGCTCTGTCTGAAGGGCTACACCTACGTGCACCGCAACTACTCGCCCGACCGCATCAAGTACCCGATGATCCAGGAGCCCCGGGGCTCGGGCAACTGGCGCCGCATTTCCTGGGACGAGGCGCTGACCATCATCGCCAGCAAGATCCTGGAGCTGAAGCAGCGTTACGGCTCCACGCTGCCGGTGGCGCTCAACAAGTACTCGGGCAACTTCGGCATCCTCCACTACGCCGTGGAGGGGATGTTCCAGTCGATCGGTTACCACACTTACGCCCTGGGCACCCCCTGCTGGCCGGCCGGCATCGACGCGACCAACTACGACTTCGGCGCCTTCGTGATGGACGACCCCGAGACCATGGCGCAGTCCCGGTACATCATCATCTGGGGCGCCAACCCGGCCTGGAACGGCGTCCACCAGATGGACTTCATCCGGCAGGCCAAGGAGAGCGGCGCCAAGGTCGTCGTGATCGACCCGATCAACACCGCCACCGCCTCCCAGGCCGACCTCTTCATCCAGATCAAGCCTGCCACCGACGGCGCCCTGGCCCTGGGCATGGCCCGGTGGATCATCGACAACAACCTGCACGACAAGGCGTACCTGAACAGCTACGTCAAGGGCTGGCCCGAGTTCGAGGCCTACCTGAAGAAGGAGGTCACCCTCGAGTGGGCGTCCGAGGTGACCGGCGTCCCGGTGGAGGCCATCGTGGAGCTGGCCAGCGGTTACGCCACCATCCGCCCCTCCATGATCTGGATCGGCTACGGCATGCAGCGGCACACCAACGGCGGCCAGAACGTGCGGGCGATCGACGCCCTGGGGGCGATCACCGGCCAGATCGGCACGGTGGGCGGCGGCGTGCTCTACGGCCACCTGGCCACCTGGGGCTTCAACTACCACGTGCAGTCCTACGGGCCGCCCGCGGGCTCGGTGGGCCTGCCTGACGGCAAGGGCGGCTACACCAACCGCACGGTCAACATGAACAACTTCGCGGCCGAGATCCAGGCCCTCACGGACCCGCCGGTCAAGATGCTCTGGATCGCCTGCCGCAACCCGGGCTCCCAGGACCCCGACGCGGGCGACATCCGCCGGGCGTTCGCCGGCATGGAGCTCGTCGTCGTGGCCGACCAGTTCATGAACCACTCGGCGCAGATGGCCGACATCGTGCTGCCGGTCACCACCCACTTCGAGAACTGGGACGTGAACGTCTCGTACTGGCACCGCTGGGTCTCCATCAACGAGAAGGCCGTCGAGCCGCTCTTCGAGGCCAGGAGCGACCTGCAGATCGCCTGGGCCCTCTCCAGGAAGCTGAACGAGCTCTCCCCCGGCTCCTGCACCTTCCCCACCGAGGGCGACGAGGAGGAGTGGGTCGGCAAGGAGTTCAACGACGGGATTTACCAGCTCTTCGGCATCCGCGACTGGCGCGAGCTGAAGGAGCGGCCCGCCAAGGCGCTCATGCCCGCCGCCATCTGGGAGGAGAAGAAGTTCAGCACGCCTTCGGGCAAGTTCGAGATCTGGTCCGACCTGGCGGCCGGCAACGGCCTGCCCCCCATGCCCACCTACGTGCCCGAGATGCAGCCGCCGGCAGGCTACCCGATCCGGTTCCTGACGCCCCACGCCCAGCACTCGCTGCACTCGCAGTTCCAGAACCTCGACTACATGATGCAGACCAACCCCGAGCCCCTGCTGGAGATCCACCCCCGGCTGGCCGAGCAGCGGGGCATCAAGGACGGCGACATGGTCCGGGTCTACAACGACCTGGGCGAGGTGCGGCTGAAGGCCCGGCTCACCCGCACGGTACCGGTCGACACGGTGGTGGCCTACGAGGCCTGGTTCAAGGACTCGGACTTCAACGTGAACAACACCGTCCACCCGATCCCGGCCGACATGGGCAAGGTGATGACGGGCAACGACGGCATCGCCTTCCACGACAACTTCGTCGAGATCGAGCGGGTGTAA
- a CDS encoding TorD/DmsD family molecular chaperone has translation MSQAHITLAEVRLALFQLLQAAYAVPATPELAGALAEVAAAYGEALGCALPQLAPLEPGPDLAEFHRLFVGPERLVAPPYESVYVSPEPALMQEATFAVRSFYRRHGLTLGPERNEPDDHIAFELEFYARLQAGALAGAGEDLIEPQRRFLTEHLARWVPAFCGRIAEGSRSPFYRSLAALTRAVIQLDAEHLNPAAHAKEESTA, from the coding sequence GTGAGCCAGGCGCACATCACCCTCGCCGAGGTCCGCCTCGCCCTCTTCCAGCTCCTGCAGGCCGCCTATGCGGTCCCGGCCACCCCCGAGCTGGCCGGGGCGCTGGCCGAGGTGGCCGCCGCCTACGGCGAGGCGCTCGGCTGCGCACTCCCGCAGCTGGCGCCCCTGGAGCCGGGCCCCGACCTGGCTGAGTTCCACCGCCTCTTCGTCGGCCCGGAGCGGCTGGTCGCCCCGCCTTACGAGTCGGTCTACGTGAGTCCCGAGCCCGCGCTGATGCAGGAGGCGACCTTCGCCGTCCGGTCCTTCTACCGGAGACACGGGCTCACCCTCGGGCCGGAGCGGAACGAGCCCGACGACCACATCGCCTTCGAGCTGGAGTTCTACGCCCGCCTGCAGGCCGGAGCGCTTGCGGGCGCCGGCGAGGATCTGATCGAGCCCCAGCGCCGGTTCCTGACGGAGCATCTGGCCCGGTGGGTTCCCGCGTTCTGCGGCCGCATCGCGGAGGGCTCCCGGTCCCCCTTCTACCGGTCGCTGGCTGCCCTCACCCGAGCCGTCATCCAGCTGGATGCCGAGCATCTCAACCCCGCCGCCCACGCAAAGGAGGAGAGCACCGCATGA
- a CDS encoding 4Fe-4S binding protein: MVELDRLADALAEIRTVQIDRQRCLRCRSPRSICSACAVVCPEGAISPERLPEAAECSGCGLCAAACPADAIVLDNPSDQELLRRFARAARGRQTLTVACARATPPAGSDPVTVRCLGRLGPELLLAAAACGAGRIRLWVPDGGCGPCPSKAGAAMLQSAAAEARRVLAGLLHPCEIEVADASAVAEHTVSGPNFGLHRHPNSGPDQRPERPRVDLPPNSERRAFLRSALGLLRQALPAPAAAQAPEPFTPSASRRRELLLWALERLEGEAGAPPDGLAWGPAAVYLTGTCHRCDVCVRLCPNGAMRLDEGGLALFHRRCHACGLCTQVCPTGALSLGAPRPLSFLRSAAPDPLGAPQVLRCTACGREEQVVVASATAKAAGRRCLACTLRRPQPANPEVTGP, from the coding sequence ATGGTCGAACTCGACCGGCTGGCCGATGCCCTGGCGGAGATCCGGACGGTGCAGATCGACCGTCAGCGCTGCCTGCGATGCCGCTCGCCCCGTTCCATCTGCTCCGCCTGCGCAGTGGTCTGCCCCGAGGGCGCCATCTCCCCGGAGCGGCTGCCGGAGGCGGCCGAGTGCTCCGGCTGCGGCCTCTGCGCCGCTGCATGCCCGGCCGACGCCATCGTGCTGGACAACCCGTCGGACCAGGAGCTGCTGCGCCGCTTCGCCCGGGCCGCCCGCGGGAGGCAGACGCTCACCGTCGCGTGCGCCCGAGCGACGCCGCCGGCCGGGTCCGACCCCGTGACCGTGCGCTGCCTCGGCCGGCTGGGCCCCGAGCTGCTGCTGGCGGCTGCCGCATGCGGCGCCGGGCGGATCCGGCTGTGGGTTCCGGACGGGGGCTGCGGCCCGTGCCCCAGCAAGGCGGGCGCCGCCATGCTGCAGTCCGCTGCGGCCGAGGCCCGGCGGGTGCTCGCCGGCCTGCTCCACCCCTGCGAAATCGAGGTGGCTGACGCTTCCGCAGTCGCCGAACACACGGTATCCGGCCCAAACTTCGGCCTGCACCGGCATCCAAATTCTGGCCCGGACCAGCGCCCGGAACGGCCGCGGGTGGACCTGCCCCCGAACAGCGAGCGCCGCGCCTTCCTCCGCTCCGCCCTGGGGCTTCTGCGGCAGGCGCTGCCTGCACCCGCGGCTGCCCAGGCGCCCGAACCCTTCACGCCCAGCGCCTCCCGCCGGCGGGAACTCCTCCTCTGGGCCCTGGAGCGCCTTGAAGGCGAGGCGGGTGCGCCGCCGGACGGCCTCGCCTGGGGCCCGGCCGCCGTCTACCTGACGGGCACGTGCCACCGCTGCGACGTCTGCGTCCGGCTCTGCCCGAACGGCGCCATGCGGCTGGACGAGGGCGGCCTGGCGCTCTTCCACCGGCGCTGCCACGCCTGCGGCCTCTGCACCCAGGTCTGCCCCACCGGGGCGCTCTCGCTGGGCGCGCCCAGGCCCCTCTCCTTCCTGCGCAGCGCCGCCCCCGACCCGCTGGGCGCGCCACAGGTGCTCCGCTGCACCGCCTGCGGCCGGGAGGAGCAGGTGGTGGTCGCCTCAGCCACCGCCAAGGCCGCCGGCCGCCGCTGCCTCGCCTGCACCCTGCGCCGCCCCCAACCTGCGAACCCGGAGGTGACCGGACCGTGA
- a CDS encoding SIMPL domain-containing protein: MSTLAGYAAGFAPPAAAEPPSLQVTGTGEVPVAPDTARISLGFSARAPQAAAAYEQAAAALNQVVRALVQAGVPTEMMQTQEVALNPVYRPPEDGGAGELSGYEASATLAVTLRDLARVGAMIDLAVSAGANRVLGVQFTLRNRQPAEGAALAQAVQDAQRQAVVLAQSLGVVLGPVLQVESLPGAVPEPFLARTFAEAVPVLPGQVTVSRSVRVVYGIQLAGGP, translated from the coding sequence TTGAGCACGCTGGCGGGTTATGCGGCGGGCTTCGCGCCGCCGGCGGCCGCGGAGCCCCCGTCGCTTCAGGTGACCGGGACGGGGGAGGTGCCGGTGGCCCCCGACACGGCCCGGATCTCGCTGGGCTTCTCCGCGCGGGCGCCGCAGGCGGCGGCAGCCTACGAGCAGGCGGCCGCGGCGCTGAACCAGGTGGTGCGGGCCCTGGTCCAGGCCGGCGTCCCCACGGAGATGATGCAGACGCAGGAGGTCGCCCTGAACCCGGTCTACCGCCCGCCCGAGGACGGGGGCGCAGGCGAGCTGTCGGGATACGAGGCCTCTGCCACCCTGGCCGTCACCCTGCGCGACCTGGCCCGGGTGGGGGCCATGATCGACCTGGCCGTATCGGCCGGGGCCAACCGGGTACTGGGCGTGCAGTTCACGCTCCGCAACCGGCAGCCGGCCGAGGGCGCGGCCCTGGCGCAGGCGGTGCAGGACGCGCAGCGGCAGGCCGTGGTGCTGGCGCAGTCCCTGGGGGTGGTCCTGGGGCCGGTCCTGCAGGTGGAAAGCCTCCCCGGCGCGGTGCCGGAGCCCTTCCTCGCACGCACGTTCGCGGAGGCGGTGCCGGTGCTTCCGGGGCAGGTGACGGTCTCCCGCAGCGTGCGGGTGGTCTACGGAATCCAGCTTGCTGGGGGTCCGTGA
- a CDS encoding ROK family protein — protein sequence MTDRLALGIDIGGTSCSLALMDEAGRLRKTFDIPTRAHEGGEALIARLIEAAGRVLAEGAGMLGIGIGSAGQIDFATGTCRYATEALPGWTGMPIADRFRAAFGLPVWVENDANAAALAEHRYGAGRGLSDLICLTLGTGIGGGAIAGGRLVRGAHGAGGELGHIPVEPGGAPCACGSSGCLEAYASATGILRMARESGVEAGSAREVYALAAGGDAAALAVTERAARYLAQGIVAMVAAFDPQAVLIGGGVSQAGDLLFAPLRRHLEANPFVRGRCAVRPAALGPAAGVIGAAAQVFLYHNRED from the coding sequence GTGACCGATCGTCTGGCGCTCGGCATCGACATCGGCGGCACGTCGTGCAGCCTTGCGCTCATGGACGAAGCCGGACGGCTTCGAAAAACGTTTGACATTCCGACCCGCGCGCACGAGGGCGGCGAGGCGCTCATCGCCCGACTGATCGAGGCCGCCGGGCGGGTCCTGGCGGAAGGCGCCGGCATGCTGGGCATCGGCATCGGCTCGGCGGGGCAAATCGACTTCGCCACGGGCACCTGCCGGTACGCCACCGAGGCCCTGCCGGGCTGGACGGGCATGCCGATTGCCGACCGCTTCCGGGCGGCCTTCGGCCTGCCGGTCTGGGTGGAGAACGATGCCAACGCCGCCGCCCTGGCCGAGCACCGGTACGGCGCGGGCCGGGGGCTCAGCGACCTCATCTGCCTCACCCTGGGCACCGGCATCGGCGGCGGCGCCATCGCCGGCGGCAGGCTGGTCCGGGGGGCGCACGGCGCCGGCGGCGAGCTTGGCCATATCCCCGTCGAGCCCGGCGGGGCCCCCTGCGCCTGTGGCTCCAGCGGCTGCCTGGAGGCCTACGCCTCCGCCACCGGCATCCTGCGCATGGCCAGGGAGTCCGGCGTCGAGGCCGGATCTGCCCGGGAGGTCTACGCCCTGGCGGCCGGGGGCGACGCGGCCGCGCTGGCCGTCACCGAGCGGGCGGCCCGGTACCTTGCGCAGGGCATCGTGGCCATGGTGGCGGCCTTCGACCCCCAGGCGGTGCTGATCGGCGGCGGGGTCTCCCAGGCCGGGGACCTGCTCTTCGCCCCGCTGCGGCGCCACCTGGAGGCCAACCCCTTCGTGCGGGGCCGCTGCGCGGTGCGCCCCGCCGCCCTGGGTCCCGCCGCCGGCGTGATCGGCGCCGCGGCTCAGGTGTTTCTCTACCACAATCGGGAGGACTGA
- a CDS encoding FAD-dependent oxidoreductase: protein MPRTYREPARDLPVARDVDVLVVGGGTAGVCAAIAAARQGARTLLVEAAGFLGGSQTGAQVCPTMPNHVDGEPLNGGIGLEIMRRAEAEGCGWTHTGQPWFDPEMLKAVLDEMVLEAGAEVLLQTLTVGAIVEDGAIRGVIVENKSGRQAILARRVIDCTGDADVAALAGVPMMEGQESDGAHQAMSLRFTADGIDLERFYQFHLTLGGREDQQPRPPMVHTAMVWGKGWPLEPVFRRAVEEGVLDETDGNYFQCFAIPGRPRALAFNCPEIPLRANGTDADDLTWAFTEGRRRIRRLMRFFHRYLPGFEEAYVASVASQVGVRESRRITGEYVLDLDDILECRKFPDGIARNRYPVDVHGARKSINEEKRNLVYLPPGEYHEIPYRCLVPLKVDNLLAAGRCLSATFVAQSSVRIQPNCQAMGEAAGVAAALSLARGITPRQLDGAELRRVLRAHGASL from the coding sequence ATGCCAAGGACTTATCGCGAGCCCGCCCGTGACCTTCCCGTCGCCCGGGATGTCGACGTGCTGGTCGTGGGCGGCGGCACCGCCGGCGTCTGCGCCGCCATCGCCGCGGCCCGGCAGGGGGCGAGGACGCTGCTGGTGGAGGCGGCCGGCTTCCTCGGGGGGAGCCAGACCGGCGCTCAGGTCTGCCCCACGATGCCCAACCACGTGGACGGGGAGCCGCTCAACGGCGGCATCGGCCTGGAGATCATGCGCCGGGCCGAGGCGGAGGGCTGCGGCTGGACCCACACCGGCCAGCCGTGGTTCGACCCGGAAATGCTCAAGGCCGTGCTGGACGAGATGGTGCTGGAGGCGGGGGCGGAGGTGCTCCTGCAGACGCTGACGGTGGGCGCCATCGTGGAGGACGGGGCGATCCGGGGCGTGATCGTCGAGAACAAGTCAGGCCGCCAGGCCATCCTCGCCCGGCGGGTGATCGACTGCACCGGCGACGCGGACGTGGCGGCGCTCGCCGGCGTGCCGATGATGGAGGGGCAGGAGTCGGACGGGGCGCACCAGGCCATGTCGCTCCGCTTCACCGCCGACGGCATCGATCTGGAGCGCTTCTATCAGTTCCACCTGACCCTCGGCGGGCGGGAGGACCAGCAGCCCCGGCCGCCGATGGTCCACACCGCGATGGTCTGGGGCAAGGGCTGGCCCCTGGAGCCCGTCTTCCGCAGGGCGGTGGAGGAGGGCGTGCTGGACGAGACCGACGGAAACTACTTTCAGTGCTTCGCCATCCCGGGCCGCCCCCGCGCCCTGGCCTTCAACTGCCCGGAGATCCCCCTGCGGGCGAACGGCACCGACGCCGACGACCTGACCTGGGCCTTCACCGAGGGGCGGCGGCGCATCCGGCGGCTCATGCGCTTCTTCCACCGGTACCTGCCCGGCTTCGAGGAGGCGTACGTGGCCTCGGTCGCCTCGCAGGTGGGGGTGCGGGAGAGCCGGCGGATCACCGGGGAGTACGTGCTGGACTTGGATGACATCCTCGAGTGCCGCAAGTTCCCCGACGGGATCGCCCGGAACCGGTACCCCGTTGACGTGCACGGCGCCCGGAAGTCGATCAACGAGGAGAAGCGGAACCTCGTCTACCTGCCGCCGGGCGAGTACCACGAGATCCCCTACCGCTGCCTGGTCCCGCTGAAGGTGGACAACCTCCTGGCTGCCGGGCGCTGCCTCTCGGCCACGTTCGTGGCCCAGTCCTCGGTGCGGATCCAGCCCAACTGCCAGGCGATGGGCGAGGCCGCCGGCGTGGCGGCGGCGCTGTCGCTCGCCCGGGGCATCACCCCGCGGCAGCTGGACGGCGCCGAGCTGCGCCGGGTGCTGCGGGCGCACGGGGCGAGCCTGTAG
- a CDS encoding DUF4127 family protein, producing MRILLIPVDARPVTRDIAVEVAAVAGIEVMVPPKEILGFLKEPADLAAIGAWMAEHLPLADAVVVSLDLLGYGGLCPSRFGGVTAAQVKERLAPVFRLKAERPDLPVYAFSATMRIPAYNSDAEEPEYWATYGYDLWRLSYCDDKYQVTGDEAARAEAEAAAARVPAELVAEFRARRARNFAVNLHALDMAEQGLLDLIVFPQDDTSEFGWNIAEQRQLRAEINRRGLGMKALIYPGADEVGLALVARAVNRAAGVTPKFYPFYSSTKGPLIHARYEDRPLGETVKGQIFACGGLLVDSPAEADILLAVNTPGDEQGEAPEQAHRRLVDTAGRNLPEFVARIAHYIREGRPVAVADLAYANGADDALISLLGETVALPDLEAYAGWNTAGNSMGTVAAHAAMRHLGRRTGRLNQGAHLSFLLKRFADDYLYQFQVRTEVREAHGVDRLPPDELLAETARRLEPGLRAFHARHFARAGELKLKQIYLPWKRSFEVGLDLEVIPR from the coding sequence ATGCGCATTCTCCTGATTCCGGTCGACGCCCGTCCGGTCACCCGCGACATCGCCGTCGAGGTCGCCGCCGTGGCCGGCATCGAGGTGATGGTCCCGCCCAAGGAGATCCTCGGCTTCCTGAAAGAACCCGCCGACCTGGCCGCCATAGGGGCCTGGATGGCGGAGCACCTGCCCCTGGCCGACGCCGTGGTCGTCAGCCTGGACCTGCTCGGCTACGGCGGCCTCTGCCCCTCCCGGTTCGGCGGCGTCACCGCCGCACAGGTGAAGGAGCGGCTGGCGCCCGTCTTCCGGCTGAAGGCGGAGCGGCCCGATCTGCCGGTCTACGCCTTCAGCGCAACCATGCGGATCCCCGCCTACAATAGCGACGCCGAAGAGCCCGAGTACTGGGCGACCTACGGCTACGACCTGTGGCGGCTCTCCTACTGCGACGACAAGTACCAGGTCACCGGCGACGAGGCGGCCCGGGCGGAGGCGGAGGCCGCCGCGGCCCGGGTTCCGGCTGAGCTGGTGGCCGAGTTCCGGGCCCGGCGCGCCCGCAACTTCGCCGTGAACCTGCACGCGCTCGACATGGCGGAGCAGGGGCTGCTGGACCTGATCGTCTTCCCGCAGGACGACACCAGCGAGTTCGGCTGGAACATCGCCGAGCAGCGGCAGCTCCGGGCCGAGATCAACCGGCGGGGGCTGGGCATGAAGGCCCTGATCTACCCCGGCGCCGACGAGGTCGGCCTCGCGCTGGTGGCCCGGGCGGTGAACCGCGCGGCGGGCGTCACCCCGAAGTTCTATCCCTTCTATTCCTCCACAAAGGGCCCGCTGATCCACGCCCGCTACGAGGACAGGCCCCTGGGCGAGACGGTCAAGGGCCAGATCTTCGCCTGCGGCGGCCTGCTGGTCGACTCCCCGGCGGAGGCGGACATCCTCCTGGCCGTCAACACCCCCGGCGACGAGCAGGGCGAGGCGCCGGAGCAGGCGCACCGGCGGCTGGTGGACACGGCCGGCCGCAACCTGCCCGAGTTCGTCGCCCGCATCGCGCACTACATCCGGGAGGGGCGCCCCGTGGCCGTGGCCGACCTGGCCTACGCCAACGGCGCCGACGACGCCCTCATCTCCCTGCTGGGGGAGACCGTCGCCCTGCCCGACCTGGAGGCCTACGCCGGCTGGAACACGGCGGGCAACTCCATGGGCACCGTCGCGGCCCACGCCGCCATGCGCCACCTGGGCCGCCGCACCGGTCGCCTGAACCAGGGGGCGCACCTCTCCTTCCTCCTCAAGCGGTTCGCCGACGACTACCTCTACCAGTTCCAGGTGCGCACCGAGGTCCGGGAAGCTCACGGCGTCGACCGCCTGCCGCCCGACGAGCTGCTGGCCGAGACGGCCCGGCGGCTGGAGCCCGGTCTGCGGGCCTTCCACGCCCGGCACTTCGCCCGGGCCGGCGAGCTGAAGCTGAAGCAGATCTACCTGCCGTGGAAGCGCTCCTTCGAGGTGGGGCTCGACCTGGAGGTCATCCCCCGCTAG